A genomic window from Helicobacter pylori includes:
- the aroQ gene encoding type II 3-dehydroquinate dehydratase: MKILVIQGPNLNMLGHRDPRLYGMVTLDQIHEIMQTFVKQGNLDVELEFFQTNFEGEIIDKIQESVGSDYEGIIINPGAFSHTSIAIADAIMLAGKPVIEVHLTNIQAREEFRKNSYTGAACGGVIMGFGPLGYNMALMAMVNILAEMKAFQEAQQNNPNNPINNQK; encoded by the coding sequence ATGAAAATTTTAGTGATTCAAGGGCCTAATTTAAACATGTTAGGACACAGAGACCCAAGACTTTATGGCATGGTAACTTTAGATCAAATCCATGAAATCATGCAAACTTTCGTGAAACAAGGCAATTTAGATGTGGAATTAGAGTTTTTTCAAACCAATTTTGAGGGCGAAATCATTGACAAGATCCAAGAGAGCGTGGGCAGCGATTATGAAGGGATTATCATTAACCCAGGAGCGTTTTCGCACACTTCTATTGCGATTGCAGATGCGATCATGTTGGCGGGCAAACCTGTCATTGAAGTGCATTTGACTAACATTCAAGCTAGAGAAGAATTCAGGAAAAATTCTTACACCGGGGCGGCTTGTGGAGGCGTGATCATGGGATTTGGCCCGCTTGGTTACAACATGGCTTTAATGGCGATGGTCAATATTTTAGCTGAGATGAAAGCTTTCCAAGAAGCCCAACAAAACAATCCTAATAACCCGATCAACAACCAAAAATAA
- a CDS encoding O-antigen ligase family protein, which translates to MLKERLKAFFNADSVFTLIFALFFLTSFKKPLTQVLLIVLMVFLFLRCYFQASLKETFKINHLKSMPFKWLTLAFLGVFLSIFPNMFNMYDSQTFRYNLFALNMSLTYACGALCLLFASRLRIKLNQKVLFYSMAVANFINGLLSLVQKICFNMPRAQGFSTVKEYVVLVSVSVLGCYIYALYSCNQKEKLFFTLSVFVGFLVVILSSTRSATIAFVITFLILSCFILYAKKSLKPLAYMVVVSFVLSALYMGNNALEKRGAIEQSRVQNQSFEADLKRYAKKDADSSIGWRLERWKEALTVLRLRPFFGMAASEKCQRLKEILSLSQSYRAKDLILCYERYDNQIIHVLATRGIIGFLIWLFFLLAVVKIFWSGVKQNSLISFFILTTLAFYLIFGIGFDPFDFFITGSFFVGMIMMAVFLKRDKNAFYHQKI; encoded by the coding sequence GTGTTGAAAGAGCGTTTGAAAGCTTTCTTCAATGCAGACTCTGTCTTCACTCTCATTTTTGCCCTTTTTTTTCTCACTTCATTTAAAAAACCTTTAACGCAAGTCTTATTGATTGTTTTAATGGTTTTTTTGTTTTTAAGGTGTTATTTCCAAGCGTCTTTGAAAGAGACTTTTAAAATCAACCACCTGAAATCAATGCCCTTTAAATGGCTCACTCTGGCTTTTTTGGGCGTGTTTTTAAGCATTTTCCCTAACATGTTTAACATGTATGATAGCCAAACTTTCCGTTACAATTTATTTGCTTTAAACATGTCCTTAACTTATGCTTGCGGGGCGTTATGCTTGCTTTTTGCGAGCCGTTTAAGAATCAAATTAAACCAAAAAGTCCTTTTTTATAGCATGGCTGTTGCAAATTTTATCAACGGCTTGCTTTCATTGGTGCAAAAAATCTGTTTTAACATGCCCAGAGCGCAAGGGTTTAGCACGGTTAAAGAGTATGTGGTCTTAGTGAGCGTGTCCGTTTTAGGCTGTTATATTTATGCACTTTATTCGTGCAATCAAAAAGAAAAACTTTTTTTCACCCTTTCTGTTTTTGTAGGGTTTTTAGTCGTTATTTTAAGCTCTACAAGGAGCGCTACAATCGCTTTTGTGATTACTTTTTTGATCCTTTCTTGTTTTATTCTATACGCCAAAAAATCGCTCAAGCCATTAGCTTACATGGTGGTTGTGAGTTTTGTTTTGAGCGCTTTGTATATGGGGAATAACGCTTTAGAAAAAAGGGGGGCAATAGAGCAATCTAGGGTTCAAAATCAAAGCTTTGAAGCGGATTTGAAACGCTACGCTAAAAAGGACGCTGATAGCAGTATCGGGTGGCGTTTGGAGCGCTGGAAAGAAGCCCTAACGGTTTTGCGTTTAAGGCCTTTTTTTGGCATGGCCGCTAGCGAGAAATGCCAAAGATTAAAAGAGATTTTATCTCTGTCGCAGTCTTATAGGGCAAAAGATTTGATTCTTTGTTATGAAAGGTATGACAATCAAATCATTCATGTTTTAGCCACTAGGGGGATCATAGGCTTTTTAATCTGGCTCTTTTTTTTATTAGCGGTTGTAAAGATTTTTTGGAGCGGGGTGAAACAAAACTCTTTAATATCGTTTTTTATATTAACGACACTCGCTTTTTACCTCATTTTTGGCATTGGGTTTGACCCCTTTGACTTCTTCATTACGGGAAGTTTTTTTGTAGGAATGATCATGATGGCTGTTTTTTTAAAAAGGGATAAAAACGCTTTTTACCATCAAAAAATTTAA
- the flhF gene encoding flagellar biosynthesis protein FlhF, with protein MKFYTYSGETAAEALKIAQSHHGVDTLVFKTQEIRKKTLTSSGLYEIVVAVEEEGNKPPKAPLIPESLYDEELSEEDVVMQLSNTVEEMRKLAGVSSSQRHYTFSKNKTPLEKDAPLEDAPLEASKQDALLQALKDEADYKKERKEKEIKQEEEIKDINLQLSKIRDSLKLIQNMFWDEKNPNSVNIPQEFAEIYKLAKQSGMKPSHLDEIMQLSLELMPLRMRENSVTIKRYFREVLRKMILCRPEDLNLRQKRILMLVGPTGVGKTTTLAKLAARYSRMLAKKYKVGIITLDNYRIGALEQLSWYANKMKMSIEAVIDAKDFAKEIEALEYCDFILVDTTGHSQYDKEKIAGLKEFIDGGYNIDVSLVLSVTTKYEDMKDIYDSFGVLGIDTLIFTKLDESRGLGNLFSLVHESQKPISYLSIGQEVPMDLKVATNEYLVDCMLDGFNNPNKEQA; from the coding sequence GTGAAATTCTATACCTATAGTGGGGAGACGGCCGCTGAGGCTTTAAAGATCGCTCAAAGCCACCATGGGGTGGATACGCTAGTGTTTAAAACCCAAGAAATCCGTAAAAAAACGCTCACTTCTTCTGGGCTTTATGAAATCGTTGTGGCGGTTGAAGAAGAAGGAAACAAGCCCCCTAAAGCCCCCCTTATCCCGGAGAGTTTGTATGATGAAGAATTGAGTGAAGAAGATGTGGTGATGCAACTTTCAAACACTGTGGAAGAAATGCGCAAACTCGCCGGGGTTTCATCCAGTCAGCGCCATTATACTTTTTCAAAAAATAAGACTCCTTTAGAAAAAGACGCCCCGTTAGAAGATGCGCCTTTAGAGGCCAGTAAGCAAGACGCTTTATTGCAAGCCTTAAAAGATGAAGCCGACTATAAAAAAGAAAGAAAAGAAAAAGAGATTAAACAAGAAGAAGAAATTAAAGACATTAATTTGCAATTAAGCAAAATTAGAGACAGCCTGAAACTCATTCAAAACATGTTTTGGGATGAGAAAAACCCAAACTCTGTCAATATCCCTCAAGAATTTGCCGAAATTTACAAACTGGCCAAACAAAGCGGGATGAAACCCAGCCATTTAGATGAAATCATGCAATTAAGCCTGGAATTGATGCCTTTACGCATGAGGGAAAATTCCGTAACGATCAAGCGCTATTTTAGAGAAGTGTTGCGTAAAATGATCTTGTGCCGCCCTGAAGATTTGAATCTAAGGCAAAAACGCATTTTAATGCTTGTAGGGCCAACAGGCGTGGGGAAAACGACAACTCTAGCCAAACTAGCTGCACGCTATTCTAGGATGCTGGCTAAAAAATACAAGGTGGGCATTATCACTTTGGATAATTATCGCATTGGGGCTTTGGAGCAATTAAGTTGGTATGCTAATAAAATGAAAATGAGTATAGAAGCCGTGATTGATGCAAAAGATTTTGCTAAAGAAATTGAAGCGTTGGAATATTGCGATTTTATTTTAGTGGATACGACAGGGCATTCGCAATACGATAAGGAAAAAATCGCTGGGTTGAAGGAATTTATAGATGGGGGTTATAATATTGATGTGTCTTTAGTGCTTTCTGTAACCACGAAATACGAAGACATGAAAGATATTTATGATTCTTTTGGGGTGTTAGGGATTGACACTTTAATTTTTACTAAATTAGATGAGAGCAGGGGGTTAGGGAATTTGTTTTCTTTAGTTCATGAGAGCCAAAAGCCTATCAGTTATCTTTCTATCGGGCAAGAAGTGCCTATGGATTTGAAAGTGGCGACTAATGAATATTTAGTGGATTGCATGCTAGATGGCTTTAATAACCCTAATAAGGAACAAGCATGA
- a CDS encoding aminopeptidase: MRELERESHFTLDENAMFFECAYSCDNALFLQLDDRSFFITDSRYTQEARESVQPKNGVLAEVIESSDLVQSAIDLIVKSSVKKLFFDPNQVNLQTYKRLDSAIGAKTTLEGVPSYHRKKRIIKNEHEIKLLKKSQALNVEAFENFAEYVKKIFDEKESLSERYLQHKVKDFLTKEGVYDLSFEPILALNANASKPHALPSAKDFLKAEHSILLDMGIKYERYCSDRTRTAFFDPKDFVFKREQSFKDKERQKIYDIVKEAQEKAISGIRAGMTGKEADGLARGVISEYGYGQYFTHSTGHGIGLDIHELPYISSRSETILEEGMVFSVEPGIYIPGFFGVRIEDLVVIKNSRAELL; this comes from the coding sequence ATGAGAGAATTAGAGAGAGAATCGCATTTCACGCTTGATGAAAATGCGATGTTTTTTGAGTGCGCTTATAGTTGCGATAACGCTTTGTTTTTGCAATTGGACGATCGCTCGTTTTTTATCACTGATTCTCGCTACACTCAAGAAGCTAGAGAAAGCGTTCAGCCTAAAAATGGCGTTTTAGCGGAAGTGATAGAGTCTAGCGATTTAGTGCAAAGCGCGATTGATTTGATTGTCAAAAGTTCTGTTAAAAAGCTCTTTTTTGATCCTAATCAAGTGAATTTACAAACCTATAAGCGTTTGGATTCAGCGATTGGCGCTAAGACTACCTTAGAGGGCGTGCCTAGTTACCACCGCAAAAAACGCATCATCAAAAACGAGCATGAGATTAAACTCCTCAAAAAATCTCAAGCCTTGAATGTTGAAGCTTTTGAAAATTTTGCCGAGTATGTGAAGAAGATTTTTGATGAAAAAGAGTCCTTGAGCGAGCGGTATTTGCAGCATAAAGTTAAAGACTTTTTGACGAAAGAAGGGGTTTATGATTTGAGTTTTGAACCCATTTTAGCCTTGAATGCGAATGCGAGCAAACCTCATGCCTTGCCTAGCGCTAAGGATTTTTTAAAAGCGGAGCATAGCATTCTTTTGGATATGGGGATCAAATACGAGCGTTATTGCTCTGATAGGACTCGCACAGCTTTTTTTGACCCAAAAGACTTTGTGTTCAAAAGGGAGCAAAGTTTTAAGGATAAAGAGCGTCAAAAGATTTATGATATTGTCAAAGAAGCGCAAGAAAAGGCTATTTCAGGCATTAGAGCGGGCATGACCGGTAAAGAAGCGGACGGCTTGGCTAGGGGGGTGATTAGCGAGTATGGTTATGGGCAGTATTTCACTCACAGCACTGGGCATGGCATTGGTTTAGACATTCATGAGCTCCCTTATATTTCATCGCGCAGTGAAACCATTTTAGAAGAAGGCATGGTGTTTTCTGTGGAGCCTGGGATTTATATCCCTGGATTTTTTGGGGTGCGCATTGAAGATTTAGTGGTGATTAAAAATTCTAGGGCTGAGCTTTTGTGA
- the folK gene encoding 2-amino-4-hydroxy-6-hydroxymethyldihydropteridine diphosphokinase: MREILTSRFFPSLFKKRLDFSNRVVLGLGSNLKNPLKILKNCFLYFKNHSKIGKIFSSPVYVNPPFGYVKQPDFYNATIILRTCLNLREFFALVFYIERRFGRARKRDFKDAPRTLDIDIIAFNQVVLRQNDLTLPHPKWSERDSVLVPLTLQQMLFKKGEW, from the coding sequence ATGCGAGAGATCCTGACTAGCCGCTTTTTCCCTAGCCTTTTTAAAAAAAGGCTTGATTTTTCTAACAGAGTGGTTTTAGGGTTGGGATCTAATCTTAAAAATCCTTTAAAAATATTAAAAAATTGTTTTTTATATTTTAAAAATCATAGCAAAATCGGGAAAATTTTTTCTTCGCCCGTTTATGTGAATCCGCCCTTTGGCTATGTTAAGCAACCTGATTTTTATAACGCTACGATTATCCTTAGGACATGTTTAAATTTGCGAGAGTTTTTTGCTTTGGTTTTTTATATAGAGAGGCGTTTTGGCCGTGCAAGGAAGCGCGATTTTAAAGACGCTCCAAGAACTTTGGATATTGATATTATCGCTTTCAATCAAGTCGTTTTAAGACAAAATGATTTGACTTTACCTCATCCTAAATGGAGTGAAAGGGATTCGGTGTTAGTGCCTTTAACTTTGCAACAAATGCTTTTTAAAAAAGGGGAGTGGTGA
- the rpsO gene encoding 30S ribosomal protein S15: MALNLEKKQEIIKAFATKENDTGSCEVQVALLNERIKLLTEHLKANPKDHSSRLGLLKLVAQRRNLLKYIKRTDHARYVVLIEKLGIKDR; the protein is encoded by the coding sequence ATGGCTTTGAATCTGGAGAAAAAACAAGAAATCATTAAGGCGTTTGCCACTAAAGAAAACGATACGGGTTCTTGTGAAGTGCAAGTGGCGTTATTGAATGAAAGGATCAAGCTTTTAACCGAGCATTTAAAAGCTAACCCTAAAGATCATTCCAGTCGTTTAGGGCTTTTGAAATTAGTCGCTCAAAGACGCAATTTGTTAAAATACATCAAACGCACCGATCATGCGCGTTATGTGGTTTTGATTGAAAAGCTAGGCATTAAAGACAGATAG